CGCGAGACCAATAAATTAGGCTAACCTTGGATCCAAAGAAACGCAGGCAAGAACGGCGATGGCAAGCTTAACCGTATTTGATCGACAGGGCAAAGAAGTCGGTACGTATGAGATCGAACCGACCGATTTGTCTCCGCGGATCAACAAGCAGTTACTGCACGATGTGGTCGTGATGTATCAGGCCAATCAGCGACTCGGATCCAGCAAGACAAAGTCGCGTGCTGAAGTTGCTGGCTCAACCAAAAAGATGTATCGCCAAAAAGGGACCGGTAACGCTCGTGCCGGCTCGCGGCGCAGTGGTGTTCGGCGTGGGGGTGGTCATATTTTTGCCAAAACACCTCGAGACTATTCGTACCGCCTACCGCGCAAGGCTGTCCAACTTGCGACACGCATGGCGATCGCCTCCAAAATTCGCGACAACGAAATAATTGTGCTCGATGATCTCAGCTTTGATGCTCCGGCCACCAAAGAGATGGCAAGCGTGCTCAAAGCACTTGGGCTCCAAGGCGTGAGCACTCTGATCACAACAGCCGAACATGACTCCAACGTATACAAGAGTGCCCGGAATATTGACCGGGTCGATACCTCACCTGTTTCTGACCTCAATGCACTCAATGTTTTGAAGCCTCATCGCCTGTTGATCACCCGACAGGCGTTGGATGCGATTAAAGAACGTGCATCGGCCTCAAGTAAGGAATCAGGCGAATAGCGTTGCTGCCAGGTTGCAAATGCACCCCTGCAAGACGGATGAACAAGCATGTCGAACATTAAACCCCCAACCACCACGCCTTCGAAGATTAAGCTGGAGCCGCACCAGATCGTGTTGCGTCCTCTGGTAACCGAAAAAGGGATGCATCGCTCGACACGCGACAATCAGTATGCGTTTGAAGTCAACCCGCTGGCGAACAAGGAGTTGATCAAATCCGCTGTTCAGGAATTGTTTGACGTCACGGTGACGAAGGTTCGCACGCAGAATCGTAAAGGAAAGCCGCGTCGTTATCGGTTTCGTTACGGTTCGACCAAGTCGTGGAAGAAAGCGATCGTCACCTTGGACTCCGAAGACCGAATAGAATTCTTCTAAACCAAGAAATGATCCCGCATTAGTCGAAAGACGTTTTTATGGGTATTCGCAAATATAAACCGACCTCAGCCGGGCGACGCAACGCCAGCGTGAGTGACTTTGCTGACCTAAGCAAAGACGCTCAGCCCGAAAAGAAATTGTTAAAGCCAATCCACAAAAAGGGTGGGCGTAACAATCAGGGTAAAATCACTTGTCGTCACCGAGGTGGCGGTCACAAGCGACGTTATCGTGTGATTGATTTCGCTCGCAAAAAAGATGGCGTTCCCGCCAATGTGGCGTCGATTCAGTACGATCCAAATCGCAGTGCCCGAGTCGCGTTGCTCCACTACGTCGATGGCGAAAAGCGATACATTCTCGCTCCCGATGGACTCAAGCCAGGCGACCGCGTCGAAAGTGGGGCGGAAGCACCGCCCTCGCTGGGAAATACGCTGCCGCTGAAACGAATTCCGCTCGGCACGACATTACACAATATAGAAATGCAGCCCGGCCGAGGCGGCGTACTTTGTCGCAGTGCCGGGTCAAGCGCCACACTGATGGCACGCGAAGCAGATTGGGCTCAGATTAACCTACCGAGCGGTGAAATCCGGCGTGTCCCCTCCACTTGCCGAGCAACGATCGGCAAAGTGGGTAATACCGATCATATGAATATCACCTTGGGTAAAGCCGGACGTAAACGCTGGCTCGGTCGCCGACCGCATGTCCGAGGTACTGCGATGAATCCGATCGATCATCCGCATGGTGGTGGTGAAGGCCGTACCAAAGGTGGTCGTCACCCTGTGAGTCCTTCGGGCGTTCCAGCAAAGGGCGGTTCCACTCGCAAAAAGAGGAAGCCGTCGAATGCCGCAATCGTACGAAGACGTCGATCGCGTCGTTATGGCCAATTGAAGAAATAGGATTGCGAGTACAAGTTAAATGGGTAGATCATTAAAAAAAGGTCCGTTTGTCGATCCGCGGCTGTATGGAAAAGTCCAGGGTCAGCAGGAATCAGGCAATTCAGAACCCATCAAGACTTGGGCCCGCGCCTGTACGATCGTCCCGGAATTCGTGGGCGTGACATTTATGGTGCACAATGGCAGACAGCACCTGAAGGTACTGGTGACTGAAGACATGGTCGGCCACAAGTTAGGTGAATTCGCACCAACGCGAACGTTTCGTGGCCACGGTGGTAAAGGCAAGCGTTAGGCAGCCGCAATCCAACTCGCAAAGGGCGAGTGGATGCAGGAGTGAACGATGGCATATAAATCAAGTATCCGCTACGCGAGAATTAGCGCGACAAAGGTACGCCCCTTGGCAAACCTCATTCGCGGAAAGTTCGCGGATGAAGCTCTGGAGATTTTGCGATTCCAGCCTCATCGCGGAGCACGCATGCTCGAAAAAGCACTCAAGAGTGCGCTAGGGAATGCACAGGATCCCGATAATCCACAGAACCGCGGTCGAAATGTCGACGTGGACTCGCTCGTCGTGAGTGATGCACATGTTGATGGAGGCCCCATGTTCAAACGGATTCGTCCGCGTGCCCGAGGTATGGCGTTTATGATTCGCAAACGTTTTTCGCACATCCATGTCACGCTCGAGGAACTGTAACCACACGTTACGACAGGTGGCTCGACCAAAAAGGTCGCAGGAGAAATAAAAGCGATGGGTCAAAAAGTTAATCCAATTGGGTTTCGAACCGGCGTCATGGTGACGTGGAAGAGCCGATGGTATGCGTCCAAGCAAGAATTCTCCTCGCTACTGTTGGAAGATTTCAAGATTCGTGACTTCATCAAGAACCATCCGCAAAAATCACAATACCGCCATGCGGGTATTGACCGCATCGAGATTGAGCGCACTCGGGATGAAGTGAAAGTTGTCCTACACGCCGCTCGACCCGGTTTGATTATCGGGAAAAAAGGGTCGGAAATCGAACTTCTCCAGGGCGAATTGCAGGACAAGATCGGTCGAAGAGTCAATTTAAAAATCGAAGAAGTGTCGCGACCAGAAATCCAGGCCCAGTTGGTGGCCGAGGACATTGGCGAACAGCTCCGAAAACGCTCCAGTTTCCGCCGCACGATTAAACGTGCCATGGAACAAACCATGGATGCCGGAGCCAAAGGAATCAAAATACAGCTCGCGGGACGACTCGGTGGTGCCGAAATGGCACGACGCGAAAAGCAGATCTCCGGATCAATTCCGCTTAGCACTTTGCGAGCCAAGATCGACTACGGATTTTTTGAAGCGAAGACCCCGCAGGGGCATATCGGAATACAAGTTTGGGTTAATCAAGGCTTTTACAGAGGGGATGAAGACGATGGCGATGATGCCGAAGCGGGTCAAGCATCGCAAAAGCCAAAGAGGACGTATAAAAGGTAACGCGACACGCGGTAACCGAGTCGTCTTTGGCGACTTTGGACTGCAAGCGTTAGAAGGCGGTTGGATTAAGGCCCAAACCATTGAAGCGGGCCGTATCGCCGCTCAACAATACGTACGTGGCGAAGGACGGCTGTATGTGCGGCTGTTTCCGCACAAGTCCGTCACCTCGACGCCTTTGGAAACGCGAATGGGTAAAGGTAAAGGTGAGCCAGATTTTTGGGCCGCCGTTGTGAAACCCGGCACGATACTTTACGAGTTAAGTGGTGTGACCGAAGAACAGGCTCGAATCTGCTTCGCACGGTTGGCCCACAAAATGCCAATCCAGGTTCGCTTAGTCAAACGGCGTGCTATTTAGTAAATCGACTGGCCCCGAAAATCGGCGCCGATTAGGTACGGTCCCGATGAGGACTGAGGAGACGATTGATGAGATCCGCGGAACTTCGAGAAATGAGCGATGAGCAGCTAGGGCTGACATTGACGGAAACGGCCGAAACCTATTTTCGGTTGCGAATTCAGGCTCAGACCGAACGTTTGGACGCTCCGAGCGAACTTCGTCGTCATCGCCGATTAATCGCCCGCGTCAAAACAATCCAACGACAGCGGGAAATTGAAAAAACTAAGCAGGACGCGTCATAGCGACAGCGAAACAACGGATTTTTACCGAAAACAGTGGTTCAGTTAGCATTCCGCACAGGTCCCGCCAACTGACGCGACAGGACGACAAAGATGCCAAAACGAGTAGTTGTTGGTGTAGTCACAAGTGACAAGATGACCAAGACTCGGCGAGTCGAAATCCCTCGCTTAGTCAAACATCCGAAATACGGAAAATACGTGCGACGTAAAACGGTCTGCTATGTCCATGACGAAGACGAGCAGTCCGGCGCAGGCGATACGGTCGAGATCATCGAGTCGCGACCGCTATCCAAACTGAAGCGATGGGATTTAGTGAAGGTCGTACGGAAGAGTACAGCAGTCGACGTCGTCGCGTTACGTGCGGCCGCGAAAGAAGAACAGCAGTAGGTTAGAGACTCCAACCGCTTCTGCCGAAGCGATGAGACGAGGACCGGTCATGATACAACAAGAAAGTCGCCTTTCCGTGGCAGACAATACGGGAGCGAAAGAGGTCAAGTGCATCAAAGTGCTTGGCGGATCTCGTCGACGCTTCGCACATATCGGCGATATTATCGTCTGCAGTGTGAGAAGTGTGATTCCTGGTAGCGAAGTTAAAAAGAAGTCAGTCGTGCGTGCCGTCATCGTGCGGTGTAAGCAACCAACGCGACGTGCCGATGGTAGCTACATCCGATTCGATAGTAACGCAGTCGTACTGATCGATGGCGACAACAACCCACGCGGTACTCGCATCTTCGGTGCGGTTGCTCGTGAACTGCGAGAGCGAAATTTCATGAAGATTGTTAGCCTCGCCAATGAGGTGGTTTAATGCATATTCGAGTTAACGACACGGTCGAAATTTCTGTCGGTGATGATCGGGGAACACGAGGCAAGGTTCTCAGCGTTAATCATCAAAATGGCAAACTGATCGTTGAAGGTGTCAATCGCGTCTATAAGCACGTGAAACGCAGTCAACGCAATCCCCAAGGGGGCCGTTTGTCAAAAGAAATGCCCGTCCAGATGTCGAACGTCAAATTGGTCTGTGAGGCTTGCGGTAACGCCAGTCGCACCGGTGCTCGCTACTTGGACGATGGGAGTAAAGAACGCTTCTGCAAGAAATGCGGTAAAAGTCAGGGACAAATAGCCCCAGCGAAAGCCCATTATGCCAAGTAGGCCGTTTGAGATCCGACCAGCGACGAAGAGCCAATCGTAGAGATCAAAAGTACGAAAAATAGAAACTAGTAACCTCAACCTGAGTCGCTTTTGAAACGGCGGCTTCCCGTGAGTGAATCATGGCCCCACGATTGCAGGAAAAATTTGAATCGGAAGTGCTGACAAGCCTCAAGCAGGATCTGGGTCGCGACAACCGTTTGTCGCTGCCACAGTTGCAAAAGATCGTTGTGAATATGGGCGTTGGCAGTGCAATTACCGAAAAGAAACACATGGAGGATTCCGTAGCAGCCCTCACACAGATTACCGGTCAAAAGCCGGTGGTGACGATTGCTCGGAAAGCGATCGCCGGTTTCCGGCTCAGAGAAGGAATGCCCATTGGCTGTAAGGTCACGCTCCGTCGTAAACGAATGTGGGAGTTCCTCGACCGACTCGTGTCGTTGGCGATTCCTCGTGTTCGTGACTTTCGCGGACTGAATCCTGCAGCGTTTGACGGAAATGGCAACTACAGTTTGGGACTGGTCGAACAGCTCGTCTTTCCCGAACTCAATCCAGATAAATTCACCCGAGTGCAAGGGATGAACATCACTTTTGTGACCTCAACCTCGAGCAATGACGAGGCGTTTCTTTTACTGAAACACCTCGGCATGCCCTTCCAACGGGACGAATCCGAGACAGCGGCGGGCGCGGCCTGACGCACGACTAATCATCACCTGTCATTTCAATTTAAGAAGTGGGCTACCGGTGGCAAGTAAATCAAAAATAGCGAAAGCCAATCGCGAACCGAAGTTCTCGAGCCGTCAAGAACGACGGTGTGGGATGTGTGGACGGCCCCGAGCTGTCTACCGGAAGTTTGGGATCTGTCGGATCTGTTTCCGCAAACTAGCAGATCAAGGTGTCATTCCCGGTGTTCGCAAGGCGAGTTGGTAGAGGGAACCAGACTGATATGATGACTGACCCGATCGCCGATATGTTGACTCGTATCCGCAATGCGGTACGTGTCGAACGGCCAAATGTCATGATTCCGATGTCGAAAGTCAAACGCGGTTTGGCCGAAGTGCTAAAACGTGAGGGCTACATTTGGGATTGGAAAGAAGTTGAGAGCGAGCCGTTTGCACATTTGCAAATCGACTTGAAGTACGGCCCCAACGGTGAACGAGT
The sequence above is drawn from the Pirellulaceae bacterium genome and encodes:
- the rplD gene encoding 50S ribosomal protein L4, which encodes MASLTVFDRQGKEVGTYEIEPTDLSPRINKQLLHDVVVMYQANQRLGSSKTKSRAEVAGSTKKMYRQKGTGNARAGSRRSGVRRGGGHIFAKTPRDYSYRLPRKAVQLATRMAIASKIRDNEIIVLDDLSFDAPATKEMASVLKALGLQGVSTLITTAEHDSNVYKSARNIDRVDTSPVSDLNALNVLKPHRLLITRQALDAIKERASASSKESGE
- the rplW gene encoding 50S ribosomal protein L23, with the translated sequence MSNIKPPTTTPSKIKLEPHQIVLRPLVTEKGMHRSTRDNQYAFEVNPLANKELIKSAVQELFDVTVTKVRTQNRKGKPRRYRFRYGSTKSWKKAIVTLDSEDRIEFF
- the rplB gene encoding 50S ribosomal protein L2, with the protein product MGIRKYKPTSAGRRNASVSDFADLSKDAQPEKKLLKPIHKKGGRNNQGKITCRHRGGGHKRRYRVIDFARKKDGVPANVASIQYDPNRSARVALLHYVDGEKRYILAPDGLKPGDRVESGAEAPPSLGNTLPLKRIPLGTTLHNIEMQPGRGGVLCRSAGSSATLMAREADWAQINLPSGEIRRVPSTCRATIGKVGNTDHMNITLGKAGRKRWLGRRPHVRGTAMNPIDHPHGGGEGRTKGGRHPVSPSGVPAKGGSTRKKRKPSNAAIVRRRRSRRYGQLKK
- the rpsS gene encoding 30S ribosomal protein S19 yields the protein MGRSLKKGPFVDPRLYGKVQGQQESGNSEPIKTWARACTIVPEFVGVTFMVHNGRQHLKVLVTEDMVGHKLGEFAPTRTFRGHGGKGKR
- the rplV gene encoding 50S ribosomal protein L22, with the translated sequence MAYKSSIRYARISATKVRPLANLIRGKFADEALEILRFQPHRGARMLEKALKSALGNAQDPDNPQNRGRNVDVDSLVVSDAHVDGGPMFKRIRPRARGMAFMIRKRFSHIHVTLEEL
- the rpsC gene encoding 30S ribosomal protein S3, whose product is MGQKVNPIGFRTGVMVTWKSRWYASKQEFSSLLLEDFKIRDFIKNHPQKSQYRHAGIDRIEIERTRDEVKVVLHAARPGLIIGKKGSEIELLQGELQDKIGRRVNLKIEEVSRPEIQAQLVAEDIGEQLRKRSSFRRTIKRAMEQTMDAGAKGIKIQLAGRLGGAEMARREKQISGSIPLSTLRAKIDYGFFEAKTPQGHIGIQVWVNQGFYRGDEDDGDDAEAGQASQKPKRTYKR
- the rplP gene encoding 50S ribosomal protein L16 codes for the protein MMPKRVKHRKSQRGRIKGNATRGNRVVFGDFGLQALEGGWIKAQTIEAGRIAAQQYVRGEGRLYVRLFPHKSVTSTPLETRMGKGKGEPDFWAAVVKPGTILYELSGVTEEQARICFARLAHKMPIQVRLVKRRAI
- the rpmC gene encoding 50S ribosomal protein L29 — encoded protein: MRSAELREMSDEQLGLTLTETAETYFRLRIQAQTERLDAPSELRRHRRLIARVKTIQRQREIEKTKQDAS
- the rpsQ gene encoding 30S ribosomal protein S17; this translates as MPKRVVVGVVTSDKMTKTRRVEIPRLVKHPKYGKYVRRKTVCYVHDEDEQSGAGDTVEIIESRPLSKLKRWDLVKVVRKSTAVDVVALRAAAKEEQQ
- the rplN gene encoding 50S ribosomal protein L14 is translated as MIQQESRLSVADNTGAKEVKCIKVLGGSRRRFAHIGDIIVCSVRSVIPGSEVKKKSVVRAVIVRCKQPTRRADGSYIRFDSNAVVLIDGDNNPRGTRIFGAVARELRERNFMKIVSLANEVV
- the rplX gene encoding 50S ribosomal protein L24, with translation MHIRVNDTVEISVGDDRGTRGKVLSVNHQNGKLIVEGVNRVYKHVKRSQRNPQGGRLSKEMPVQMSNVKLVCEACGNASRTGARYLDDGSKERFCKKCGKSQGQIAPAKAHYAK
- the rplE gene encoding 50S ribosomal protein L5; the protein is MAPRLQEKFESEVLTSLKQDLGRDNRLSLPQLQKIVVNMGVGSAITEKKHMEDSVAALTQITGQKPVVTIARKAIAGFRLREGMPIGCKVTLRRKRMWEFLDRLVSLAIPRVRDFRGLNPAAFDGNGNYSLGLVEQLVFPELNPDKFTRVQGMNITFVTSTSSNDEAFLLLKHLGMPFQRDESETAAGAA
- a CDS encoding type Z 30S ribosomal protein S14, encoding MASKSKIAKANREPKFSSRQERRCGMCGRPRAVYRKFGICRICFRKLADQGVIPGVRKASW
- the rpsH gene encoding 30S ribosomal protein S8 — its product is MMTDPIADMLTRIRNAVRVERPNVMIPMSKVKRGLAEVLKREGYIWDWKEVESEPFAHLQIDLKYGPNGERVISTVRRVSKPGRRIYSRAKDLRPVLNGLGISVLSTSRGVVSDREARQRNLGGEVLCEIW